The following coding sequences are from one Nonlabens arenilitoris window:
- the gldL gene encoding gliding motility protein GldL yields the protein MAQSKTTKKLFNMAYGIGASVVIIGALFKILHWELDLGFTKLTGGTLLAIGLITEALIFFISAFEPVEDDLDWSLVYPELSGGQAVAKKGKKEEPQDAQGLLSKKLDEMLKEAKLDGELMSSLGNSIRSFEGAAKGIAPTAEAMSSTKKYSEEMALAAAQMESLNSLYKVQVESSTRQAQANEAIAENATKLQEQMAGLTNNLSSLNGVYGNMLGAMKG from the coding sequence ATGGCACAGTCTAAAACAACAAAGAAATTATTTAACATGGCTTACGGTATCGGAGCCTCAGTAGTAATCATTGGAGCATTATTTAAAATTCTTCACTGGGAACTTGATTTAGGATTTACTAAATTAACAGGAGGAACTTTACTAGCTATTGGATTGATAACAGAAGCATTAATTTTCTTTATCTCAGCTTTTGAACCAGTAGAAGATGATCTAGATTGGTCACTCGTTTATCCTGAATTATCTGGAGGTCAAGCTGTCGCTAAAAAAGGAAAGAAAGAAGAGCCACAAGATGCGCAAGGATTGCTTTCTAAAAAATTAGATGAAATGCTTAAAGAAGCAAAGTTAGACGGAGAATTAATGTCTAGTTTAGGTAATAGCATCCGTTCTTTTGAAGGAGCTGCAAAAGGTATCGCTCCAACAGCTGAAGCAATGTCTTCAACTAAAAAATATTCTGAAGAAATGGCTCTTGCTGCAGCGCAAATGGAATCATTAAATAGTCTATATAAAGTACAGGTAGAAAGTTCTACACGTCAAGCTCAAGCTAATGAGGCGATTGCTGAAAATGCAACAAAGCTTCAAGAGCAAATGGCTGGTCTTACTAACAACTTGTCTTCTCTAAACGGCGTTTATGGAAACATGTTAGGTGCAATGAAAGGATAA
- the gldM gene encoding gliding motility protein GldM, which produces MAGGKQSPRQKMINLMYLVFIAMLALNMSKEVLQAFGLIEENLSSSNTALAAVNSNSLLDLNQKAKEKPAQYQAAADRAQQVSKLSNDYNAYLEGIKEMLTSTIEPGSEKDYQVQDKTDILDNAFFQGDKLSEAGEEFKSKMTSYKADMIAALGEGYDDVKAELNKKFSTGDVKDRENIDREYMEYNYKGYPLIASKTKLTLLQNEIRNIESDVMGQLVQGELIKIASMNNYKSIVNLDKTAFFNGETVTGTVVLGRYDDTTVPNKVVINGQEIPQADIVNGQIPLKLGSGSVGEKKITGYMEFVENDSIIKIDINSEYAVIPKPNSATISADKMNVVYRGVENPMTVTFAGVPSNKVNASAPGLTRSGNGYIMKPTSGKEVKITVTGELPSGERVSDSGVFRIKDLPRPIGTISREYIDVKKNRSNLAVSTVGATFGDDFDFELTPRVTEFLFKVPGAPSVKVSGTKLNSAAQGNLRKARKGDIVQFAGIKATVPGVKLKTVTPVAVELLD; this is translated from the coding sequence ATGGCAGGAGGAAAACAGTCCCCAAGGCAGAAGATGATTAACCTGATGTACCTTGTATTTATTGCGATGCTTGCATTAAACATGAGTAAAGAGGTTCTTCAAGCTTTTGGTCTTATAGAGGAGAATTTAAGTTCAAGTAATACTGCACTAGCTGCAGTAAATTCAAATTCATTATTGGATTTGAATCAGAAGGCAAAAGAAAAGCCAGCACAGTACCAGGCTGCTGCTGATCGAGCTCAACAAGTTTCTAAGTTAAGTAATGATTATAATGCCTATTTAGAAGGTATTAAAGAAATGCTTACTTCAACTATTGAACCTGGATCAGAGAAAGATTATCAAGTTCAAGATAAAACGGATATTCTTGATAACGCTTTTTTCCAAGGAGATAAACTTAGTGAAGCTGGAGAAGAGTTTAAATCTAAGATGACTAGTTATAAGGCAGATATGATTGCTGCATTAGGCGAAGGTTATGACGATGTAAAAGCAGAATTGAATAAAAAATTCAGCACTGGTGATGTAAAGGATCGTGAAAACATCGATCGTGAGTACATGGAATATAATTATAAAGGTTATCCATTGATCGCTTCTAAAACAAAATTGACATTGTTACAAAACGAGATTCGAAATATCGAATCTGATGTAATGGGTCAATTAGTTCAAGGTGAACTTATCAAGATTGCTTCAATGAATAATTATAAGTCTATTGTAAATCTTGACAAAACAGCTTTCTTTAATGGTGAAACTGTTACGGGTACTGTTGTTCTAGGTCGTTATGATGATACAACTGTTCCTAATAAAGTTGTTATTAATGGTCAAGAAATACCTCAAGCAGACATCGTTAATGGCCAAATTCCATTAAAATTAGGATCAGGTAGTGTAGGTGAGAAGAAGATTACTGGTTATATGGAATTTGTTGAAAACGATTCTATTATTAAGATCGATATCAATTCTGAGTATGCAGTTATCCCAAAACCTAACTCAGCAACTATATCTGCAGACAAGATGAATGTTGTTTATCGTGGTGTTGAAAACCCTATGACAGTTACTTTTGCAGGTGTTCCTAGTAACAAGGTAAATGCATCAGCACCTGGTTTAACAAGAAGTGGTAATGGTTATATCATGAAGCCTACTTCAGGTAAAGAAGTAAAGATTACGGTTACTGGTGAATTGCCTAGTGGTGAAAGAGTTTCTGATTCTGGTGTTTTCCGTATCAAGGATCTTCCTAGACCTATCGGTACTATTAGTAGAGAATACATTGATGTTAAGAAGAACAGATCTAACCTTGCAGTTTCTACTGTGGGAGCGACATTTGGTGATGATTTTGATTTTGAATTAACACCACGTGTAACAGAGTTTTTATTTAAAGTTCCTGGAGCGCCTTCTGTAAAGGTTTCTGGAACTAAATTAAATAGTGCTGCCCAAGGTAACTTGAGAAAAGCACGTAAAGGAGATATCGTACAGTTTGCTGGTATTAAGGCAACTGTTCCAGGAGTAAAGCTTAAAACAGTTACTCCAGTAGCGGTAGAGTTATTAGATTAA